A genomic stretch from Chelmon rostratus isolate fCheRos1 chromosome 14, fCheRos1.pri, whole genome shotgun sequence includes:
- the LOC121617314 gene encoding V-set and immunoglobulin domain-containing protein 1-like, with product MCSSLRLLVLISIIGCVELITVRTPQKYINVTVGGSVLLQCTFETTAQTTNLNIQWDFVSSSSMTSQQVYYYQAGKEVITKSYEGRLQPPSSPATTRNASITISNMKSSDTGVYTCDVHNLPDVDGQTQANIIVHVLEKPSAPYCAVHGDVESGHLVTLTCHSERGSPTPTYTWTRLDQTKTRMPVLGRVTTTGILEIRNISQFEFGEYQCNATNAVGYSTCTIELSADVGDGVIAGAVIGALLGCVLIILAVWFIVHTMKRHRYKTVKAAEGNEMKRISPQAQEASHSVPTATTGGSLHAEGDEARA from the exons ATGTGCTCCTCGCTGCGCTTGTTGGTGCTTATAAGCATCATAG GATGTGTCGAACTGATCACAGTCAGGACTCCGCAGAAGTACATCAATGTTACGGTGGGTGGAAGTGTTCTACTCCAATGTACGTTTGAGACTACAGCGCAGACCACCAACCTTAACATCCAGTGGGACTTTGTTTCATCGTCCTCCATGACATCACAgcag GTGTATTACTATCAAGCAGGAAAGGAGGTCATCACAAAATCCTACGAGGGCAGGCTTCAGCCTCCCTCTTCCCCTGCCACGACCAGAAATGCCTCAATAACAATAAGCAACATGAAATCATCAGATACAGGAGTCTACACCTGCGACGTTCACAACCTTCCTGACGTGGACGGACAGACTCAGGCCAATATCATTGTGCATGTTCTCG AGAAGCCCTCTGCTCCTTACTGCGCCGTCCACGGTGATGTGGAATCGGGTCACCTGGTCACTCTGACCTGCCACAGTGAGCGTGGGAGCCCGACCCCGACATACACCTGGACCCGACTGGATCAGACCAAGACTAGGATGCCTGTTCTAGGAAGAG TGACCACAACTGGAATACTGGAAATCAGAAACATATCCCAGTTTGAGTTCGGGGAGTACCAGTGCAACGCCACAAATGCTGTGGGATATTCTACCTGCACGATAGAGCTGAGTGCTG ATGTGGGAGACGGAGTGATTGCCGGCGCAGTGATCGGCGCGTTGCTCGGCTGCGTCCTGATCATCCTGGCCGTGTGGTTCATCGTTCACACCATGAAGAGGCACAGATACAAAACGGTCAAAGCAGCCGAGGGCAACGAGATGAA GAGGATCTCTCCCCAGGCCCAGGAAGCCTCGCACAGCGTTCCCACGGCAACCACAGGCGGCAGCCTCCATGCTGAGGGAGATGAAGCACGAGCCTAA
- the tmlhe gene encoding trimethyllysine dioxygenase, mitochondrial, translating to MLGTLSRKVRPALQQVHMLSSWRHKLQIRACAARPAALHSLENCLVLDYGGTQMRFNYVWLRDHCRSASSYDSSTNQRNLDTATIDLTIRPDSASVQDDHLVLTWPGGHVSKYSLSWLAENSYEGKKQSSVQPRILWNSDVYKQANIPSAKWDTFMSSDEELKRFLQNYLLYGIAFVDGVPATVEATEAVTQRVSLIRETTYGRMWCFTSDFSRGDSAYSQAALDRHTDTSYFQEPCGIQVFHCLKHEGVGGRTLLVDGFYAAEKLRQQSPESFELLARVPIRHEYIENTDNHRNHMTGVGPVLNTYPWNNEMYLIRYNNYDRSVINTIPHELVQRWYVAHRELTTELRRPENELWVKLTPGTVIFIDNWRVMHGRESFTGLRQLCGCYLTRDDVLSSARCFGLQA from the exons ATGTTGGGCACGTTAAGTCGAAAAGTGCGACCTGCGCTGCAACAGGTCCATATGCTGTCATCATGGAGACACAAGCTGCAGATCCGTGCCTGTGCTGCGCGTCCAGCCGCTCTTCACTCACTTGAAAACTGTCTTG TGCTCGACTACGGGGGGACGCAGATGCGCTTTAACTACGTGTGGCTGCGGGATCACTGCCGCTCTGCCTCCTCATACGACTCCAGCACCAACCAGAGAAACCTGGACACTGCGACCATAGACCTCACGATCCGCCCTGACAGCGCAAGTGTGCAAGACGACCACCTCGTCCTGACGT gGCCTGGCGGTCATGTGTCGAAATACAGCCTTAGCTGGCTGGCTGAGAACAGCTATGAAGGAAAGAAGCAGAGCTCCGTCCAGCCTCGCATCCTTTGGAATTCAGACGTCTATAAACAGGCAAACATACCCTCTGCCAAGTGGGACACGTTTATGAGCAGTGATGAAGAGCTAAAGAGGTTTCTTCAAAACTATCTTCTGTACGGGATCGCCTTCGTAGATGGTGTCCCAGCTACAGTTGAGGCCACAGAGGCGGTTACCCAGAGGGTCAGTCTCATCAG GGAGACCACGTATGGAAGAATGTGGTGTTTTACTTCAGATTTTTCCAGAGGAGACAGTGCCTACAGCCAGGCGGCTCTGGACCGGCACACTGACACCTCGTACTTCCAGGAACCATGTGG GATCCAGGTTTTCCACTGCCTCAAGCACGAGGGAGTCGGGGGAAGGACGCTACTTGTGGATGGCTTCTACGCTGCTGAAAAACTGCGCCAGCAGTCTCCAGAAAGCTTTGAGCTGCTTGCTCGCGTGCCCATCAGGCACGAGTACATCGAAAACACTGACAACCACCGAAACCACATGACAGGCGTCGGCCCTGTGCTCAACACATATCCTTGGAACAATGAAATGTACTTGATCCG ATACAACAACTATGACCGATCAGTGATAAACACAATCCCCCATGAGCTCGTTCAGCGATGGTATGTGGCACATCGGGAGTTGACCACAGAACTACGGCGTCCAGAGAACGAGCTGTGGGTGAAACTGACTCCAGGGACG GTGATTTTCATAGACAACTGGCGAGTCATGCATGGGAGGGAGTCGTTCACCGGCCTGAGGCAGCTCTGTGGATGCTATCTGACACGAGACGACGTCCTCAGCTCTGCACGCTGCTTCGGTCTGCAGGCCTGA